The following is a genomic window from Spirochaetota bacterium.
GATATATCCTGAATAACTGCAACAGTATTAGTTAGTGTTGCCAAAAGCTGGTGGACATCCTGTACTATTGTGTCAAGGCTTACATACTCAACGCCTTCTATAACGGCACCAGGTTTCAGTAGCTCTACCTTTTTTGAGGGATTTCTGATTTCTATGATAGTATCACCAATGATGTTCTGATTCATAATAATGGCTGAACAGTCCTCATACAGATCAATTTCCTTTTTTATTCGCAACAGTGCTAGAAAATGTAAAGTTGGTTTATATACGGGAATAATATCCACAACTCTGCCAACTGTATACCCTTTTATTTTTACCTGTGTACCATTTTTTATTGATGAAATATTATCAACTTTCATATACACATCAATGGTTGATGTTGCAAATGAGTAGCCCAATTTAAGGACAACAAACACAAGCAGTATTACCAAAGGAAAAAGAACAAATATGGCTACCCTTATTTCATTTTTTTCTAATTTCATGGTTCTTGCTCCTAACGTAACGTCATTGGTCCATACGGCAATACATTAACAAATTGCTTTACATACTCATTATCAAACTTTTCAAATTCTTCTTTTGTTCCATCAAACACAATGCTACCCTCATGGAGCATAATGAATCGTGTTGCAATATCAATATACACTAACGGCTGATATGTGGCAACTATAACGGTTTTATTTGGCGCAAACGCTCTGTTGCGTAATGCCTGCAAAAAAATCTGAGCATTCCACAGACATTGCCCTTCAAGCGGATGTTCAATCAAAAGCATATCAGGATCAAGGGCGATAGCTCTGGCAAATGCAGTCCTCAGCATTTCAGATTGCGTGAGCATAACTGGCCGCAAATTCATGCAGTGCGATAAATGCAGGTAGACTATAAGAGCATCAACAAGTTCATGTATTGCCTTTTCTGACAAATCAGTATGGTATCGTAGTGGCAGTGCTATGTTTTCATATACAGTCATATTGCTGATGAGTGCATACCCACGCTGAAGATACCCAAATATTTTTCTGAAATTATGGACCTCAACAAAATCCATATTTTTAATATTCTGCCCCTTATAGAGTATTTGGCCGCTATAATCTTCAAGCGCATGAGCAAGCAGCGGACAAATAAAATCAACACCACTGTCCTCGGCACCAAAAAATACAACATCTTCACCCAGACATAGTGTAAATGACACATTCTGTAGTTTTTGTTTGCCATCCTCAATAGTAACATTTCTGACTTCAATCAGTTGTTTTGTTGTTATATCTTCCATAATTAAAAATAGAACAATACAGATATTACTGCATTGATAATAAAAATTACCAATAAGGTCCTGATAACTGCC
Proteins encoded in this region:
- a CDS encoding ATP-binding cassette domain-containing protein; amino-acid sequence: MEDITTKQLIEVRNVTIEDGKQKLQNVSFTLCLGEDVVFFGAEDSGVDFICPLLAHALEDYSGQILYKGQNIKNMDFVEVHNFRKIFGYLQRGYALISNMTVYENIALPLRYHTDLSEKAIHELVDALIVYLHLSHCMNLRPVMLTQSEMLRTAFARAIALDPDMLLIEHPLEGQCLWNAQIFLQALRNRAFAPNKTVIVATYQPLVYIDIATRFIMLHEGSIVFDGTKEEFEKFDNEYVKQFVNVLPYGPMTLR
- a CDS encoding MlaD family protein, which translates into the protein MKLEKNEIRVAIFVLFPLVILLVFVVLKLGYSFATSTIDVYMKVDNISSIKNGTQVKIKGYTVGRVVDIIPVYKPTLHFLALLRIKKEIDLYEDCSAIIMNQNIIGDTIIEIRNPSKKVELLKPGAVIEGVEYVSLDTIVQDVHQLLATLTNTVAVIQDISLESKGNIRSLVANLSKSVETISSVLQDSQKDILAIMASFRETAKTMNEISIELKKHPVKFLFKGEK